The following proteins are co-located in the Rippkaea orientalis PCC 8801 genome:
- the ebsA gene encoding type IV pilus biogenesis protein EbsA, giving the protein MSTIEQLEPAEKGKVIIYQPYCPKDKHKILPYALSLYKQGSLEGERQIEGGDGIPFIATWYVSNLPSELTRCNFIFDGNADLSYEVTILNAEFINYLIDAIAIFKETQCVDFPQGFYRKLLRLEESAS; this is encoded by the coding sequence ATGTCAACAATTGAGCAACTAGAACCCGCAGAAAAGGGGAAAGTGATAATTTATCAACCCTACTGTCCCAAGGATAAGCATAAAATTTTGCCTTACGCTTTGTCTTTGTACAAACAAGGATCTCTCGAAGGAGAACGCCAAATTGAAGGGGGAGACGGTATTCCTTTTATAGCAACTTGGTATGTGTCGAATTTACCCTCAGAGTTAACCCGTTGTAATTTCATCTTTGACGGAAACGCAGATTTAAGCTACGAAGTGACGATTCTTAATGCGGAGTTTATTAATTATCTGATCGACGCGATCGCTATTTTTAAAGAAACACAATGTGTTGATTTCCCCCAAGGGTTCTATCGCAAATTACTGCGCCTTGAAGAATCAGCTTCCTAA
- the ilvD gene encoding dihydroxy-acid dehydratase yields the protein MSDNLRSRIVTQGSQRTPNRAMLRAVGFGDNDFIKPIVGVANGYSTITPCNMGLNDLALRAEAGLKSAGAMPQMFGTITISDGISMGTEGMKYSLVSREVIADSIETACNGQSMDGVIAIGGCDKNMPGAMIAIARMNIPAIFVYGGTIKPGHYQGEDLTVVSAFEAVGKYSAGKIDDNELLAIERNACPGAGSCGGMFTANTMSSAFEAMGMSLPYSSTMAAEDAEKADSTEQSAFVLVEAIRKQILPSQILTRKAFENAIAVIMAVGGSTNAVLHLLAIANTMGVELTIDDFETIRKKVPVLCDLKPSGRYVTVNLHQAGGIPQVMKMLLNHGLLHGDALTISGQTIAEVLQDIPDEPPANQDVIRPWNNPVYPEGHLAILKGNLAAEGAVAKISGVKKPKMTGPARVFESEEACLDAILAGKISAGDVVIVRYEGPKGGPGMREMLAPTSAIIGAGLGDSVGLITDGRFSGGTYGLVVGHVAPEAFVGGTIALVNEGDSVTIDAEKRLLQLNVSDEELATRRAHWTPPKPRYQRGILGKYAKLVSSSSLGAVTDVELF from the coding sequence ATGTCAGATAACCTTAGAAGTCGAATTGTTACCCAAGGAAGTCAACGAACCCCAAACCGGGCTATGCTCAGGGCTGTAGGGTTTGGAGACAATGACTTTATTAAACCAATCGTTGGTGTAGCTAATGGATATAGTACCATTACGCCCTGTAATATGGGACTCAATGACCTAGCTTTGCGGGCCGAAGCGGGATTAAAAAGTGCCGGAGCCATGCCACAAATGTTTGGTACCATTACCATTAGTGATGGTATCTCCATGGGGACAGAAGGAATGAAATATTCCCTTGTCTCACGGGAAGTTATCGCAGACTCCATCGAAACCGCTTGTAATGGTCAAAGTATGGATGGAGTCATTGCCATTGGAGGGTGTGATAAGAATATGCCAGGGGCTATGATTGCTATAGCCCGAATGAATATCCCTGCTATTTTCGTCTATGGGGGTACGATTAAACCCGGCCATTACCAGGGTGAAGATTTAACCGTTGTCAGTGCCTTTGAAGCCGTAGGAAAGTATAGCGCGGGTAAAATAGATGATAACGAATTATTAGCCATTGAACGCAATGCTTGTCCGGGTGCGGGGTCTTGTGGGGGAATGTTTACTGCTAACACCATGTCATCCGCGTTTGAAGCGATGGGGATGAGTTTACCCTATTCTTCTACCATGGCCGCAGAAGATGCTGAAAAAGCCGATAGTACCGAACAATCGGCCTTTGTTTTGGTTGAGGCTATCCGTAAACAGATTTTACCTAGTCAGATTTTAACCCGTAAAGCCTTTGAAAATGCGATCGCGGTCATTATGGCTGTCGGAGGGTCAACCAATGCAGTATTACACCTATTAGCCATTGCTAATACCATGGGGGTTGAGTTGACTATCGACGACTTTGAAACCATTCGTAAAAAAGTTCCAGTTTTGTGTGATCTCAAACCATCGGGACGCTACGTTACCGTTAATTTACATCAAGCAGGGGGCATTCCCCAAGTGATGAAAATGCTGTTAAACCATGGATTATTACACGGGGATGCGTTAACCATTTCCGGACAAACTATCGCGGAAGTTTTGCAAGATATTCCCGATGAACCTCCCGCGAATCAAGATGTCATTCGTCCTTGGAATAACCCGGTTTATCCAGAAGGACATTTAGCCATCCTCAAAGGGAATTTAGCCGCAGAAGGTGCGGTAGCTAAAATTAGTGGGGTCAAAAAACCTAAGATGACCGGTCCAGCAAGGGTTTTTGAGTCAGAAGAAGCGTGTTTAGACGCAATTTTAGCCGGAAAAATTAGCGCGGGAGATGTCGTTATTGTTCGCTACGAAGGACCCAAAGGAGGCCCCGGAATGCGAGAAATGTTAGCCCCCACGTCTGCTATTATTGGCGCAGGATTAGGTGATTCAGTGGGATTAATTACCGATGGACGGTTCTCTGGAGGAACCTACGGGTTAGTGGTTGGCCATGTCGCTCCTGAAGCCTTTGTTGGCGGTACAATTGCCTTAGTTAACGAGGGAGATAGTGTCACCATTGATGCAGAAAAACGGCTATTGCAATTAAATGTTTCTGACGAAGAATTAGCTACCCGTCGCGCTCATTGGACTCCCCCTAAACCGCGCTATCAACGGGGAATTTTAGGGAAGTATGCTAAGTTAGTTTCTTCGAGTAGTTTAGGCGCAGTGACCGATGTAGAGCTATTCTAG
- a CDS encoding dihydrolipoyl dehydrogenase family protein gives MSLDYDLVIIGNTPEAMYAASKAAKLKARVAWVVGDKQDDYYTEIDRYIFSYFTYLEQQWKTLTQGILNASLYPSYLNLSQIQTWTKQVKTNLNPQYSPETLAAMGVDVIFESGEFCRLPQQAFVLPSRKLRSRTYLVATGSVPTIPTIFGLSEVGYLTPETLTLETLSSDLIILAETPLGIELAQNLARIGKKISLLVPENQILPQEDPQIIQLLQAQLEADGIEIFTNSPITQVKQINDQKWVQAGNLAIEADDIILVMQQQPNIKDLNLEAVNVEITPQKIKVNQKLQTTNPQIYACGGVIGGYNVANIGQYEASIVVKNALFFPYFKVNYPHLPYAILTNPPVARIGLTQEQAKRRYGHNIIVVEDYFKTLPKAQILGETTGFFQVITRHNGEILGCHGLGREAEELIGAIALAMNHNLKIQNLAEVFPPSSSLFTILSQISHTWKTQKFEQNQFLTQGIETFLFWRRKWG, from the coding sequence ATGAGTCTAGATTATGATCTGGTTATCATTGGAAATACTCCAGAAGCCATGTATGCTGCATCCAAAGCAGCAAAACTTAAAGCGCGTGTTGCTTGGGTTGTAGGAGACAAGCAAGACGACTATTATACAGAAATTGATCGCTATATTTTTAGTTATTTTACCTATCTTGAACAACAATGGAAAACCCTAACTCAAGGGATACTCAATGCTAGTTTATATCCATCTTATCTTAACTTAAGTCAAATTCAGACTTGGACAAAACAGGTAAAAACGAATTTAAACCCACAATATTCCCCTGAGACGTTAGCAGCAATGGGAGTAGATGTTATTTTTGAATCAGGAGAATTTTGTCGTCTTCCGCAACAAGCTTTTGTGTTACCGAGTCGAAAATTGCGATCGCGGACTTATCTGGTTGCAACCGGTTCGGTTCCTACTATTCCTACTATTTTCGGACTTTCGGAAGTCGGTTATTTAACCCCCGAAACGCTCACTTTAGAAACCCTTTCCTCTGACTTAATTATCCTAGCAGAAACGCCGTTAGGAATTGAGTTAGCTCAAAATTTAGCGCGTATTGGCAAAAAAATCAGCTTGTTAGTGCCTGAAAACCAAATTTTACCCCAAGAAGACCCGCAAATCATACAACTGTTACAGGCACAATTAGAGGCCGATGGAATCGAAATATTTACGAATAGTCCTATTACTCAAGTCAAGCAAATTAATGATCAAAAATGGGTACAAGCTGGAAATTTAGCAATTGAAGCAGATGACATTATTTTGGTGATGCAACAACAGCCTAATATTAAAGACTTAAATTTAGAAGCAGTTAATGTTGAAATCACTCCCCAGAAAATTAAGGTGAATCAAAAATTACAAACGACTAATCCTCAAATTTATGCTTGTGGGGGAGTTATTGGGGGTTATAATGTTGCTAATATTGGGCAGTATGAAGCGAGTATTGTTGTAAAAAATGCGTTATTTTTTCCCTATTTTAAAGTCAATTATCCCCATCTTCCCTATGCTATTTTAACCAATCCCCCTGTGGCAAGAATTGGCTTGACACAAGAGCAAGCCAAAAGACGTTATGGACATAATATTATCGTTGTTGAAGACTATTTTAAAACCCTACCAAAAGCCCAAATTTTAGGAGAAACAACCGGATTTTTTCAGGTAATTACTCGACACAATGGAGAGATTTTAGGGTGTCATGGTTTAGGGAGAGAAGCGGAGGAATTAATCGGGGCGATCGCTTTAGCAATGAACCATAATCTAAAAATCCAAAATCTAGCCGAGGTCTTTCCTCCATCTTCCAGTTTATTTACAATTTTATCTCAAATTAGTCATACTTGGAAAACCCAAAAATTTGAGCAAAATCAATTTTTAACCCAAGGAATAGAAACATTTCTATTTTGGCGACGTAAATGGGGGTGA
- the nblS gene encoding two-component system sensor histidine kinase NblS, with product MAGATLAVSLFMSGLTFWAVNSIQQEAQLNDTRFGRDLGLLLASNVTHLIAEDNLTDVARFSSRFYQSTSSIRYMIYADQEGKIFFGIPYSAAEVQNSLTIERRIQLPETEIKQASLPLVRQHHSPNGDVTDVFVPLRYENRYLGILAIGINPNPTVVNSSNLTRDVTIAVFVAIWAMVILGAVFNALTITRPIKELLVGVKNIAAGNFQQRINLPFGGELGELIFSFNEMAERLERYEEQNIEELTAEKAKLETLVSTIVDGAILLDNNLQLLLVNPRARRMFGWEGREVIGVNVLELLPTELSFELSEPLQEMARKGALEDKGVQNPSDPISEPSEGQQGSSTGEFRITLTQPTQRIVRILLTQVFDQQRSTVKGIAMTVQDITREVELNAAKSQFISNVSHELRTPLFNIKSFIETLSEFGEDLTEEERKEFLETANHETDRLTRLVNDVLDLSRLESSKIYHLDRVDLSQVIEQILRTHQLNAKDKELELSYQPEGNLSPVLGHYDLLLQVMTNLVGNSLKFTEPGGKIVLRAYHVRGDSSNPIHQDKIRVEISDTGIGIDPEDQEAIFSRFFRVENRVHTLEGTGLGLSIVKNIINKHHSHIYLVSEVGVGTTFWFDLAVYQDHCSTLDSSQQSEKLTDDFEINPTGLLF from the coding sequence ATGGCGGGGGCTACCCTTGCGGTGTCTTTATTCATGAGTGGTTTAACCTTTTGGGCTGTCAATAGCATTCAGCAAGAAGCGCAATTAAATGATACCCGTTTTGGTCGAGACTTAGGACTCCTGTTGGCTTCTAACGTCACCCATCTCATCGCGGAAGATAATTTAACCGATGTGGCGCGGTTTTCCAGCCGTTTTTACCAGAGTACCTCTAGTATTCGCTATATGATTTACGCGGATCAAGAGGGTAAAATTTTCTTTGGTATTCCCTACTCCGCCGCAGAAGTCCAAAATTCCCTCACCATCGAACGGCGTATCCAATTACCTGAAACCGAGATCAAGCAAGCGAGTTTACCCCTGGTTCGTCAACATCACAGTCCCAACGGAGATGTTACCGATGTATTTGTTCCCCTGAGATATGAAAATCGTTATTTAGGCATTCTAGCGATCGGCATTAATCCTAATCCTACCGTCGTTAATTCTTCTAATTTAACCCGCGATGTCACCATTGCGGTTTTTGTGGCTATTTGGGCGATGGTTATTTTAGGGGCTGTTTTTAATGCCTTAACCATTACTCGTCCCATCAAAGAACTCTTAGTTGGGGTTAAAAATATCGCCGCCGGAAACTTTCAACAACGGATTAATCTTCCCTTTGGTGGAGAATTAGGAGAATTAATTTTTAGTTTCAATGAAATGGCTGAACGCCTTGAACGCTATGAAGAACAAAATATTGAAGAATTAACCGCCGAAAAAGCCAAACTAGAAACCCTCGTTTCAACGATTGTTGATGGAGCAATTCTTCTTGATAATAACTTACAATTACTTTTAGTCAATCCTCGCGCTCGACGGATGTTTGGGTGGGAGGGACGAGAGGTAATTGGTGTGAATGTCCTTGAACTGTTGCCCACCGAATTAAGCTTTGAATTATCGGAACCCCTTCAGGAAATGGCTAGAAAAGGGGCTTTAGAAGATAAAGGGGTTCAAAATCCCTCTGATCCTATTTCTGAGCCTTCTGAGGGGCAACAGGGGTCATCGACAGGGGAATTTCGCATCACCCTCACCCAACCCACCCAACGCATTGTTAGGATTCTTTTAACCCAAGTGTTTGACCAACAACGGTCAACGGTTAAAGGAATTGCCATGACGGTACAAGATATTACCCGTGAAGTGGAATTAAACGCTGCAAAAAGTCAATTTATTAGTAATGTTTCCCACGAATTAAGAACACCTTTATTTAATATTAAATCTTTTATTGAAACCCTCAGCGAATTTGGCGAAGATTTAACCGAAGAAGAACGCAAAGAATTTTTAGAAACCGCTAATCATGAAACGGATCGTCTTACTCGTTTAGTCAATGATGTCTTAGATTTATCTCGGTTAGAGTCTTCTAAAATCTATCATTTAGATAGAGTTGATTTAAGTCAAGTCATTGAACAAATCTTAAGAACTCATCAACTTAATGCCAAAGATAAAGAACTAGAGTTAAGTTATCAACCCGAGGGGAATTTATCCCCAGTCTTAGGACATTATGATTTGTTATTACAAGTCATGACTAATTTAGTGGGGAATAGTTTAAAATTCACCGAACCAGGTGGGAAAATTGTTCTACGCGCTTATCATGTTCGAGGGGATTCTAGCAATCCGATTCATCAAGATAAAATTAGAGTCGAAATTTCTGATACCGGAATTGGCATTGATCCTGAAGATCAAGAAGCCATTTTTTCTCGGTTCTTCCGTGTTGAAAACCGCGTTCATACCCTAGAAGGAACAGGACTAGGACTCTCAATTGTTAAAAATATTATTAATAAACATCATAGTCATATTTATTTGGTGAGTGAAGTAGGAGTCGGTACAACTTTTTGGTTTGATCTAGCCGTTTATCAAGACCATTGTTCTACATTAGATTCTAGTCAGCAGTCAGAAAAATTAACCGATGACTTTGAGATCAATCCCACAGGTTTATTGTTTTAG
- a CDS encoding Lin0512 family protein — MAKKRLIIEMGMGIDQHGQDPTIASARAVRNAIANNALPGVWEVAGLSHPNEMIVEVQIGVPYPEQVRENEVLAVLPFGQKTIKVEFGGMIVKGRAIPELNDKNDDMIIANAAVTVWIDQ; from the coding sequence ATGGCCAAAAAACGCTTAATTATTGAAATGGGAATGGGAATTGATCAGCATGGTCAAGATCCTACCATAGCATCCGCAAGAGCCGTCCGCAATGCGATCGCGAATAATGCTTTACCCGGAGTCTGGGAAGTAGCGGGTTTGAGTCATCCCAATGAGATGATTGTAGAAGTTCAAATAGGGGTTCCTTACCCTGAACAAGTCCGAGAAAATGAAGTCTTAGCGGTGTTACCTTTTGGACAGAAAACGATTAAAGTTGAGTTTGGGGGAATGATAGTCAAAGGACGGGCAATTCCTGAATTGAATGATAAAAATGATGATATGATTATTGCTAATGCTGCCGTGACAGTTTGGATCGATCAATAG
- a CDS encoding asparaginase, giving the protein MTRGTRTHAPKLEVHLLREGIVESTHYVEATVCDARGRVLLVAGSSETTSFVRSALKPFQALAVTTTGTLERYDLTDKDLAIICSSHQGSVEQARQVFNVLWRADIDPSALQCPIPEGGNSPLQHNCSGKHAGMLAVCQQRKWPMNTYLRRSAPVQELILSKIGELLAMPGAELIGAHDDCGAPTYSMKLGQMAHLYALLASGNTLDLERIVRAMTYYPTMVAGPGAFDTELMRLTEGELVSKAGGAGIQCLGRVGEGMGLAIKVLDGSKQAKYAAAIYILRQMGWISPSVSETLADSFMTLSTYKRFEVIGELSML; this is encoded by the coding sequence ATGACCAGAGGAACACGCACCCACGCGCCCAAATTAGAAGTTCATTTACTTCGAGAAGGCATTGTTGAATCAACCCATTATGTTGAAGCGACTGTCTGTGATGCTCGCGGAAGGGTCTTATTAGTAGCCGGCAGTTCAGAAACCACATCCTTTGTTCGCTCAGCCCTAAAACCCTTCCAAGCCTTGGCCGTGACCACCACAGGAACCCTAGAACGGTACGATCTCACCGATAAAGACTTGGCTATCATCTGTAGTTCCCATCAAGGCAGCGTAGAACAGGCGCGGCAGGTCTTTAATGTTCTATGGCGGGCAGATATTGATCCCAGTGCTCTCCAATGTCCTATCCCCGAAGGGGGGAATAGTCCTCTGCAACATAATTGTTCGGGAAAACACGCTGGAATGTTGGCCGTCTGTCAACAACGGAAATGGCCGATGAATACCTATCTACGGCGATCAGCCCCTGTTCAAGAGTTGATTTTAAGCAAAATTGGCGAATTATTGGCCATGCCTGGAGCAGAGTTAATCGGTGCCCATGATGATTGCGGAGCCCCTACCTATTCGATGAAACTGGGACAGATGGCTCATTTGTATGCTCTGTTAGCGTCTGGGAATACCCTCGACCTAGAGCGCATTGTTCGCGCAATGACCTATTATCCTACGATGGTAGCCGGTCCAGGAGCTTTTGATACTGAACTGATGCGCTTAACTGAAGGGGAATTGGTCAGTAAAGCCGGGGGTGCGGGAATCCAATGTCTTGGTCGTGTTGGGGAAGGAATGGGTCTAGCGATTAAAGTCCTAGACGGCTCAAAACAGGCTAAATACGCAGCAGCTATCTATATTCTACGGCAAATGGGCTGGATTAGTCCCAGTGTTTCTGAAACGTTAGCAGATAGTTTTATGACTTTGAGTACCTATAAACGCTTTGAAGTGATTGGGGAATTATCGATGTTATGA
- a CDS encoding pantothenate kinase — MTQIPFSQSHHWLALMIGNSRLHWGYFQGETLQKSWDTPHLTNEIITLTIPDHLLIPEVPNHLPVYLASVVPSQTTLWQKYPNLSLITLDQIPLEKLYPTMGIDRALAVLGSGETYGFPCLVIDAGTALTITGVNSDRTLVGGAILPGFKLQLQVLATQTAALPQTFLPPNLPPRWGTTTLESIQSGIIYTILAGIEAFIQDWLQSFPDSKILLTGGDSIILSTYFLPKNRYLEQILYQDKNLIFWGLQSVISKQIKM; from the coding sequence GTGACTCAAATTCCTTTTTCTCAATCTCATCACTGGTTAGCTTTGATGATAGGTAATTCTCGTCTGCATTGGGGATATTTCCAAGGAGAGACGTTACAAAAAAGTTGGGATACTCCCCATCTTACTAATGAGATTATCACTCTAACGATACCCGATCATTTATTAATTCCTGAAGTCCCCAATCATCTGCCTGTCTATTTAGCATCGGTCGTTCCTTCTCAGACTACCTTATGGCAAAAGTATCCTAATTTATCCTTAATTACCTTAGATCAAATTCCCTTAGAAAAACTGTATCCTACTATGGGTATTGATCGCGCTTTAGCGGTTTTGGGTTCAGGAGAAACCTATGGGTTTCCTTGCTTAGTGATTGATGCAGGAACTGCTTTAACCATTACAGGAGTTAATAGCGATCGCACTTTAGTTGGAGGAGCTATTTTACCAGGATTTAAGTTACAATTGCAAGTCCTAGCAACCCAGACTGCTGCGTTACCTCAAACATTCTTACCCCCTAATTTACCTCCCCGTTGGGGAACCACAACCCTTGAATCGATTCAAAGCGGTATCATTTACACTATTTTAGCAGGAATTGAGGCATTTATTCAGGATTGGTTGCAATCTTTTCCTGACAGTAAAATCCTTTTAACCGGGGGAGATTCAATAATATTGTCAACCTATTTTTTGCCGAAAAATAGGTACTTAGAACAGATCTTATATCAGGATAAGAATTTGATCTTTTGGGGTCTTCAATCAGTTATCAGTAAACAGATCAAAATGTAG
- a CDS encoding phosphotransacetylase family protein, with amino-acid sequence MASSTKYVLIGSIEAYSGKSGTIIALAHQLQQKGLSCAYGKPVGTCRENNQTPDEEEADVKFIKNTLNFTDNQVRSPLLILDRELVEKRLSGHNTTDYVQLLRQSYEKIIADVVILEGAGTLEEGSLFQLSGMDIAQTLNASILLIVRYGSLLGVDSLLEAKKQLGDRLMGVLINDIPVEELDSCQTLIKPYLESQGIEVFGLLPSSSLLRSVSVREIAQQLKADVLCRSDRLDLMVESLTIGAMNVNSALEYFRQGQYKAVVTGGDRTDLQLAALETSTSCLILTGHMKPQPLIISRAEDLEVPILSVNLDTLKTVEIVDRTFGTVRLQEQIKIDCLEQLMTEYFEFERFIQKL; translated from the coding sequence GTGGCATCATCAACGAAATATGTACTTATTGGGTCAATTGAAGCCTATAGTGGTAAGTCAGGAACGATTATTGCTTTAGCTCATCAATTACAACAAAAGGGGTTATCTTGCGCTTATGGTAAACCGGTGGGAACTTGTCGAGAAAATAATCAAACTCCCGATGAGGAAGAAGCAGATGTCAAGTTTATCAAAAACACCTTGAATTTCACTGACAATCAAGTGCGATCGCCGTTATTAATTTTGGATCGTGAACTGGTTGAAAAGCGTTTATCGGGTCATAATACAACGGATTATGTTCAATTATTACGCCAGTCCTATGAGAAGATCATAGCCGATGTGGTCATTTTAGAAGGAGCAGGAACTTTAGAAGAAGGCAGTCTGTTTCAATTATCGGGGATGGACATCGCCCAAACCTTGAATGCGTCTATTTTATTAATTGTTCGTTATGGTTCTCTGTTAGGGGTTGACTCTCTCCTAGAAGCGAAAAAACAGTTAGGCGATCGCTTGATGGGGGTGTTAATTAATGATATTCCCGTAGAGGAATTAGATAGTTGTCAAACCTTAATTAAGCCTTATCTAGAAAGTCAAGGAATTGAAGTTTTTGGGTTATTGCCTTCAAGTAGTTTATTGCGTAGTGTCAGTGTCAGAGAAATTGCCCAACAGTTAAAGGCTGATGTTCTATGTCGTAGTGATCGCTTAGATTTAATGGTAGAAAGTCTGACCATTGGGGCAATGAATGTTAATTCTGCTTTAGAATATTTCCGTCAGGGACAGTATAAAGCGGTGGTTACTGGAGGCGATCGCACAGATTTACAATTAGCAGCCTTAGAAACATCCACCAGTTGTTTAATTTTGACGGGACACATGAAACCTCAACCCTTAATTATTAGTCGCGCAGAAGATCTAGAAGTTCCCATTCTTTCGGTTAATTTAGATACTCTAAAGACGGTGGAAATTGTTGATAGAACTTTTGGAACTGTTCGACTTCAAGAACAAATTAAAATTGATTGTCTCGAACAATTAATGACAGAATATTTTGAGTTTGAGAGGTTCATTCAAAAGTTATAG
- a CDS encoding MFS transporter — translation MNVINTFASLEPDKRRNLLLLLATGLLFWSSLTTLLPTLPIYIEDLGGTTAQVGLVMGSFALGLIGSRTWLGYLADTHTRKLVVRIGALVAAIAPLGYLLIPSVLPLIAVRAFHGISLAAFTTGYSALVVDLSPIKQRGELIGYMSLVAPIGMAIGPVLGAFLQETAGYQLLFVASTILGIVAYFLAHPIQEQHRQQHKESNLDVSETPVRTFRQLFMSPSLLLPGLILWLIGLVFGTLLAFLPLFLREVSLGFNAGQFYLAAAIASFAARIFSGQASDRYGRGLFITGSLLCYVLSMALLTQAKTSQELLISAILEGAGSGMCIPMIIALISDRSSMSERGRVYAFCLGGFDLGMVIAGPILGALGEIIDYRSMFLLAAGLAAIAMVLFLSQSNKSFKQSLRFALGKGQDLYALKYHL, via the coding sequence GTGAATGTCATTAACACTTTCGCTTCCCTTGAGCCTGATAAACGGCGTAATCTGTTGTTGTTGTTAGCGACAGGGCTATTATTTTGGAGTAGTTTAACAACCCTCTTACCCACCCTGCCCATCTATATCGAAGATCTTGGAGGTACAACCGCCCAAGTTGGCTTAGTGATGGGGAGTTTTGCCCTAGGACTCATTGGTTCTCGCACTTGGTTAGGTTATCTTGCGGATACCCATACCCGTAAGCTAGTTGTGCGAATTGGAGCCCTAGTTGCAGCGATCGCCCCTTTAGGCTATCTTTTGATTCCCTCAGTTTTGCCTTTAATCGCGGTTCGTGCCTTTCATGGCATCAGTTTAGCCGCCTTTACGACAGGTTACAGTGCTTTAGTCGTCGATTTATCCCCCATTAAGCAAAGGGGCGAACTGATCGGATACATGAGCTTAGTTGCCCCTATCGGCATGGCTATTGGTCCAGTTTTGGGGGCATTCTTACAAGAAACGGCCGGATATCAACTCTTATTTGTCGCCTCAACTATTTTAGGCATCGTAGCCTATTTTCTCGCCCATCCCATCCAAGAACAACACCGTCAGCAACACAAGGAGTCTAATTTAGACGTATCAGAAACCCCGGTGCGGACGTTTCGCCAATTATTCATGAGTCCTTCTCTGTTGCTTCCTGGTTTGATTTTGTGGTTAATTGGCTTAGTTTTTGGGACTTTGTTAGCCTTTTTACCCCTATTTCTCCGAGAAGTGTCCTTAGGATTCAATGCCGGACAGTTTTATTTAGCTGCTGCGATCGCTAGTTTTGCTGCTAGGATTTTTTCAGGACAAGCGTCTGATCGCTATGGACGGGGTTTATTTATTACTGGCAGTCTCTTGTGTTATGTTCTTTCCATGGCATTATTAACCCAGGCGAAAACTTCACAAGAATTGTTGATTTCTGCGATTTTGGAGGGAGCAGGGTCAGGAATGTGTATTCCTATGATAATTGCTCTGATTTCTGATCGCTCTTCGATGTCAGAACGGGGACGAGTTTATGCGTTTTGTTTAGGGGGGTTTGATCTGGGAATGGTCATCGCTGGCCCCATTTTAGGAGCGTTAGGAGAAATTATAGATTATCGTTCCATGTTTCTCTTAGCTGCGGGGTTAGCTGCGATCGCTATGGTATTATTTTTAAGTCAGTCCAATAAAAGCTTCAAGCAATCCCTTCGCTTTGCTTTGGGTAAAGGTCAAGATTTATATGCCCTCAAATATCATCTTTGA